A single genomic interval of Salmo trutta chromosome 13, fSalTru1.1, whole genome shotgun sequence harbors:
- the lyrm9 gene encoding LYR motif-containing protein 9 produces the protein MPPLPGAELVRTPVHLYRYLLRCCKQLPTRAMQQHYQHAIRQGYNSHTDEDDPERIQLIIQRAISDADWILDKYNKK, from the exons ATGCCCCCATTACCAGGCGCTGAGTTGGTTCGTACACCGGTTCATCTGTACCGTTACCTTCTTAGATGTTGCAAGCAATTGCCAACCCGTGCAATGCAGCAACATTATCAACATGCTATAAGACAG GGTTACAATAGTCACACAGACGAAGACGATCCTGAGAGGATTCAACTGATCATACAAAGAGCTATATCAGATGCAGATTGGATTCTCGATAAA TACAATAAGAAATGA